A single Limanda limanda chromosome 19, fLimLim1.1, whole genome shotgun sequence DNA region contains:
- the LOC133026463 gene encoding protein lifeguard 1-like — MSKDKSGYPGMGETKPLHDNVYGPPQPGFSMPPPSYSQATGEPYPPAAGYSKPGFAQAGPGFAPGPYPQMPCPQILYPEGPYQQGAPQPGFPGDPTVPAGSPGNRGDVAPSYYDNEMFTNSGFEDKTIRQAFITKVFMVLTVQLSVTFSLVAVFTFVDEAKTFMQHNPWTYYVSYAFVFVSLIVLSCCGEFRRKHPWNLIALSLLTLSLSYMVGVIASFFDTETVIMAVGITAVVCSSMVLFSVKNKSDITSCGDVLCVCLIVLLPFSILCLFIRNRILHIVYSSLIALLLTCVFIVDTQLLLGNKKMALSPKEYVLAAVILYTDIINIILLLLVIMGPSSV; from the exons ATGTCCAAGGACAAGAGTGGATATCCTGGTATGGGTGAGACCAAGCCTCTTCATGACAATGTGTACGGACCCCCTCAGCCAGGTTTCAGCATGCCACCTCCCAGCTACAGCCAGGCCACAGGGGAACCTTACCCACCAGCAGCTGGCTACAGTAAGCCAGGCTTCGCTCAGGCAGGCCCAGGTTTTGCCCCAGGTCCTTACCCTCAGATGCCTTGTCCTCAGATTCTCTACCCTGAGGGGCCTTACCAGCAAGGAGCCCCACAGCCAGGCTTTCCCGGAGACCCCACTG TACCTGCTGGCAGCCCTGGTAACCGTGGTGATGTAGCTCCATCTTACTACGACAACGAGATGTTCACCAACTCTGGCTTTGAAGATAAGACCATTCGCCAGGCCTTCATCACGAAG GTCTTCATGGTTCTCACAGTGCAGCTGTCAGTCACTTTTTCTCTTGTTGCCGTGTTCACCTTTGTCGATGAAGCCAAGACCTTTATGCAACATAACCCGTGGACATACTATGTGTCCTACGCATTCGTTTTTGTGTCACTAATCGTCCTCAGTTGCTGTGGAGAGTTCCGCCGCAAGCACCCCTGGAACTTGATTGCACTG TCCCTCCTGACCCTGAGCCTCTCCTACATGGTGGGTGTGATCGCCAGCTTCTTCGACACAGAGACTGTCATCATGGCTGTGGGCATCACTGCAGTGGTCTGCTCTTCTATGGTCCTGTTCTCGGTAAAG AACAAgtctgacatcacttcctgtggggatgtgctgtgtgtgtgcctgatcGTGCTGCTGCCCTTCTCCATCCTCTGCCTCTTCATCCGCAACAGGATCCTGCACATCGTCTATTCCTCACTGATTGCTCTGCTCCTCACCTGC gTTTTTATTGTTGACACTCAGCTTCTCCTGGGTAACAAGAAGATGGCTCTGAGTCCGAAGGAGTACGTCCTTGCTGCAGTCATCCTCTACACtgacatcatcaacatcatcctCTTGCTCTTGGTTATCATGGGACCCTCCAGTGTATGA
- the fam83hb gene encoding protein FAM83H, giving the protein MTHRSQCSSIGDNPLDPNFLPPHYREEYRLAIDALIENDIQGYFEFLQSADVVSFLAQPEIEFIKSTIQLPSQSSSLPELTYHEGSLVPDGSSDTYWPMQSDLAAPGLDLGWPQPSFVGPTEVTTLVNPSDPDMPSIKEHARRLIKNARQVIAVVMDIFTDVDLFADLLDAAARHVPVYILLDEQEAHHFVSMVINCKVNLDLIHMMRVRVVAGTTYYSRTGKSFKGQVKDRFLLVDCGAVITGNYSFMWSYEKIHRCIAHLFLGELVSTFDEEFRILFAQSEPIVIDPSDVALTKPDTSSYLGSQFGLKRTQSLRNPIGFRRQPELTSGFPYGDSDRNLALPFRRNDPFRHTVEPGAGITIGKYSQQQFRMQQSYLEQGRSIVSKQMETSATGFKRHSYAEGTQESYTSSRQYMKSRVMNNLDETDFHREHTQSSHFYSEGPGPGSGYGHYDRLQRGPSHLSVDQYSNSSYRSDQEPPPGNYGQDYFSSEDLIGSEGQQRPPVAGRYGGGSAHKRPTIGQAYACQSSPTQPHPPEKKQFFKQSDQEQDPDPSVRQGLRSWRIHSYLSAYEDGGEEGLPQPLGPDAFEDQQPTAAVENSGPRFGIKEPPTVPSKPRPDILRPRFGKPKLPESSNKDSTTTQDPQPSVSDLRPYALEVGRDPQRAREVGVDVEVKENPDLFLSKHESFRSRVNPLLQRSSRLRSSLIFSSSKAEMHSGSLGLKPATEEDEELDTLRTSSIVSQILEKRRSLSREPYEWRKKVEEKDQEREKEKEKEKEEKKKKEEEEKEMRLKAEIKAKEESQKPYRDVKTTTTTERSEVTTSSSLNVNDPASRLQYFKELAAKRKAPKMDTESALKAPEPAEKKPDLSEKPPIKTTKISTVSVSSAEPEPKKPDIAAKLAELTRRPSFSSLKPSIICPKPFVRPTTSETSQTQKEENGSEGLKKDLFKSLKPLPSPKLFIRDQLKFKGLSQRRISSGEEVLTTDATDAEKSELKKSRSYSSSTLTHGDSKDGLHKAMGSNTSINTLGEGKGEGKTLDFLKKQTQRLKGFLGPKEKDKKSSGDDKGMSIVKEVTEDSRTKQSSSARGTASTTTDQTTANHKTLTGTSGSSRYQAPGSSVLFNSNLRDDTKVILEQISANSQKHRQEREETQADRDKNAAEKALENSAKRNRLLRPAGNVQEREGLLKRIESLRKEKKVYSRFEMGNNLG; this is encoded by the exons ATGACACACCGATCTCAGTGTTCATCCATAGGCGACAACCCCCTGGATCCGAACttcctgcccccccactaccGCGAGGAGTACCGCCTAGCTATCGATGCCCTAATAGAAAACGATATACAG GGGTACTTTGAGTTCCTCCAGAGCGCAGATGTGGTCAGTTTCTTGGCACAGCCAGAAATTGAATTCATCAAGTCCACAATCCAGCTGCCCAGTCAGAGCTCCAGCTTACCAGAGCTGACATACCATGAGGGATCTCTTGTGCCCGATGGCTCCTCCGACACCTACTGGCCCATGCAGTCCGACCTGGCTGCCCCAGGGCTGGACCTAGGCTGGCCTCAGCCCAGCTTCGTTGGACCCACAGAGGTCACGACTCTGGTCAACCCCTCGGACCCAGACATGCCAAGCATCAAGGAGCATGCCAGGAGACTCATCAAGAATGCACGTCAA GTTATTGCCGTGGTGATGGACATTTTTACTGACGTTGACCTTTTTGCTGACCTCTTGGACGCAGCAGCTCGACACGTTCCTGTTTACATTCTGCTGGATGAGCAGGAAGCCCATCACTTTGTGTCTATGGTCATCAACTGCAAAGTCAACCTGGACTTAATACAT aTGATGCGTGTCAGGGTTGTGGCAGGAACGACCTATTACTCCCGGACGGGCAAATCATTTAAGGGACAAGTGAAAGATCGTTTCCTGTTGGTAGACTGTGGGGCTGTAATCACTGGGAACTACAG TTTCATGTGGTCCTATGAGAAGATCCACCGCTGCATTGCCCACCTCTTCCTCGGGGAGCTGGTTTCCACCTTTGATGAAGAGTTCCGCATCCTCTTTGCTCAGTCAGAGCCTATAGTCATTGACCCGTCAGATGTAGCACTTACGAAACCTGACACCAGCAGTTACCTTGGCAGCCAGTTCGGTTTGAAGAGGACCCAGTCTTTGCGTAACCCAATAGGTTTCCGTAGGCAGCCTGAGCTTACTTCTGGATTCCCCTATGGAGATTCTGACCGGAACCTTGCACTTCCCTTCCGGAGGAACGACCCATTTCGTCATACCGTTGAGCCTGGTGCAGGAATAACAATTGGGAAGTATTCTCAGCAACAGTTTCGTATGCAGCAGTCCTATCTTGAGCAGGGAAGATCCATAGTTTCCAAGCAGATGGAGACGAGTGCCACTGGCTTCAAGAGGCACAGCTATGCAGAGGGAACCCAGGAAAGCTACACATCTTCGAGGCAATACATGAAGAGCAGGGTCATGAATAATCTGGATGAGACAGACTTTCACAG GGAGCATACCCAAAGTAGCCATTTCTACAGTGAAGGGCCTGGGCCAGGTTCTGGCTACGGACACTACGACAGACTCCAAAGGGGTCCTTCACACCTCTCCGTTGACCAATATTCAAACTCAAGCTATCGCTCAGATCAGGAGCCTCCACCGGGAAACTATGGCCAAGACTACTTTTCATCTGAGGACTTGATAGGATCTGAGGGTCAGCAGAGGCCTCCAGTAGCTGGGAGATATGGAGGAGGCTCTGCCCATAAGAGGCCAACAATAGGTCAGGCTTATGCCTGCCAGAGCTCACCTACACAGCCCCACCCACCtgaaaagaaacagtttttcaaACAATCTGATCAAGAGCAGGATCCAGATCCAAGTGTTAGGCAGGGCCTAAGAAGTTGGAGAATCCATTCCTATCTTAGTGCGTAtgaggacggaggagaagaaggccTGCCCCAACCACTGGGGCCTGATGCATTTGAAGATCAGCAGCCCACCGCTGCTGTGGAAAATTCAGGTCCTCGCTTTGGAATAAAGGAGCCACCTACAGTTCCTTCAAAGCCAAGACCAGACATCCTGAGACCACGCTTTGGAAAGCCCAAATTACCTGAGAGCAGCAATAAAGACTCAACAACAACCCAGGATCCGCAGCCCTCAGTCAGTGACTTGAGGCCATATGCACTGGAGGTGGGGAGAGATCCACAGAGGGCAAGGGAAGTGGGTGTGGATGTTGAGGTGAAAGAGAATCCAGATCTCTTCCTGTCCAAACACGAATCGTTTCGTTCACGTGTCAATCCACTCCTTCAACGTAGCTCTCGTCTCCGTTCTTCGCTAATTTTCTCATCTTCCAAAGCTGAGATGCACAGTGGTAGCCTGGGATTAAAACCAGccacagaggaagatgaggagttAGACACATTGCGCACCTCCTCGATTGTGTCCCAGATCCTTGAAAAGAGAAGGTCATTGTCTCGTGAGCCTTATGAATGGAGAAAGAAGGTTGAGGAAAAAGatcaggagagggagaaagagaaagagaaagagaaagaagaaaagaagaagaaagaggaagaggagaaggagatgcgATTGAAAGCTGAGATTAAAGCAAAAGAGGAATCTCAGAAACCTTACAGGGATGTAAAGACAACCACAACCACTGAAAGATCTGAagtcacaacatcatcatcactgaATGTTAATGACCCGGCCAGTCGACTACAGTATTTCAAAGAATTGGCTGCCAAAAGAAAAGCTCCAAAGATGGACACAGAATCAGCACTAAAAGCCCCAGAGCCGGCTGAAAAGAAGCCAGACCTCTCTGAAAAACCTCCGATAAAAACAACGAAAATCTCAACTGTCTCTGTCAGCTCTGCAGAACCTGAACCAAAGAAGCCCGACATTGCCGCAAAACTAGCAGAGCTGACTCGCAGACCCTCATTTAGTTCCTTAAAACCTTCTATAATCTGTCCCAAGCCTTTTGTTCGCCCGACGACTTCAGAGACATCTCAAACGCAGAAAGAGGAGAACGGCTCAGAGGGTCTGAAGAAGGATTTATTCAAGTCACTAAAGCCTCTTCCTTCACCGAAGCTCTTCATAAGGGATCAGCTGAAATTCAAAGGACTGAGCCAACGTCGCATCTCCAGTGGTGAGGAGGTTCTGACCACAGACGCCACAGATGCAGAGAAGAGTGAACTGAAAAAGAGCCGCTCTTATAGTTCTTCAACTCTAACACATGGTGATTCCAAGGATGGTCTCCATAAAGCTATGGGATCGAATACATCCATCAATACTCTTGGCGAGGGAAAGGGTGAGGGTAAAACACTCGACTTCCTCAAAAAGCAGACACAGAGGCTAAAGGGTTTCCTTGGGCCGAAGGAAAAAGATAAGAAATCTTCAGGAGATGATAAGGGCATGAGCATAGTCAAAGAGGTCACTGAAGATTCAAGAACAAAGCAGAGTTCATCAGCTCGTGGCACAGCATCTACCACTACCGACCAAACTACTGCAAATCACAAGACATTGACAGGGACGTCAGGCTCGTCCCGGTACCAGGCCCCGGGCAGCTCTGTTTTGTTCAATAGCAACCTACGAGACGACACCAAAGTCATTCTGGAGCAGATCTCGGCCAACAGCCAGAAACACCGTCAAGAGCGGGAAGAAACGCAAGCAGACCGAGATAAAAATGCCGCGGAGAAGGCGCTGGAGAACTCCGCAAAAAGGAATCGATTACTGCGGCCGGCGGGTAACGTCCAGGAGCGGGAGGGATTGCTGAAGAGGATAGAGAGtctgaggaaggagaagaaggtcTACAGCCGCTTTGAG ATGGGGAATAACCTGGGTTAA
- the LOC133025839 gene encoding receptor-transporting protein 3-like, giving the protein MPVSTEWAPALWRDTFDEMLNDDNELDYGDQWTLNFNYSQADTVTKEEKKRGWKVYCHNAHGNFECASCSKTWFSARIVVLFRYRLQNGRGIVIMRPFGQTCRSCSNDQFQRPGFPQDKVEMAFDRLFSKIRKNCYGEESDNDDDDEPREEKLTKPHESSLCEACMAGICSQNKNKKAVSRCAN; this is encoded by the exons ATGCCGGTATCAACAG AATGGGCTCCAGCCTTATGGCGGGACACTTTTGACGAGATGCTGAATGATGACAATGAGCTGGACTATGGAGACCAGTGGACTCTCAACTTTAACTACAGTCAGGCCGACACAGTCaccaaagaggagaagaagagaggctgGAAGGTCTACTGCCACAATGCCCATGGAAA TTTCGAGTGTGCATCCTGCTCCAAGACCTGGTTCTCGGCTAGGATAGTGGTGTTGTTTCGTTACCGGCTACAGAATGGTCGAGGGATAGTGATCATGCGACCCTTCGGTCAGACCTGTCGCAGCTGCAGTAACGATCAGTTTCAGCGACCTGGTTTTCCCCAGGATAAAGTGGAAATGGCTTTTGATAGGCTGTTTTCCAAAATCCGGAAGAATTGCTACGGAGAAGAGTcggataatgatgatgatgatgaaccgAGAGAAGAAAAGCTGACCAAACCCCATGAGAGCTCCCTGTGTGAAGCCTGCATGGCGGGCATTTGCTCTCAGAATAAGAACAAGAAGGCAGTTTCGAGGTGTGCGAActaa